TCTTGGAGACAACCAAAGCACTGTCGTGCCCCGTCGCCGCTTCGTTTTTTTCATGATCGTTAATGTAGTTAGTACAAAGTTTTGCTAAGTCTATCACTTTGTTCAGGATGAGAAGACGGTCTCGCGTTTGGGCACCTCCTGTGAGccgaggttgaggttgattATCATTATCGAATATATTTGAAAAGATCGCAACGAATCGGCTCACCAAAGTATTTAAACAGTTCAAACCAAAGCTCAAATCCCGTTACCGACATGCGCTGGAACGTCATTGACATAAGTAATTCGGCTGAAAGGGATGGGACACGCGACAGAACGGAGAGCTGTTTCGGAGCAGTGGTTTGACATGAAAGCAAATAGCCACGAAAGACTATGCTCGAAACGAAGCTGATATCAAATACAGAGGAGGGAATCGATGGCAGACTACACTGGAAAGCCGGCTTTATAAAAGTATTAATGCAAAACAAAGGATACCCTTACATCTTTGTTTGGTGTTATGCTCTAAGGAGAATACTTTTGTTTCGAGTTCGTACGGTGTCATTATATCGCTCATTTCAAATTTCTGTGTGCCTCATTTATACAGGTCGGTTGAAAGCGCTCCTTGTTTTACTGTTATTCAAATTGGCACCTTTCAGTGTCATTATTCATACTTTGAGTAACCCTTAGTGATAGGTGATAGTATACTAGGTCTCAATATTCAATTTCTGCGCTTTTTAGCCATCAATCTCCCTTTGATAAAGCTCATTACTTTGTGCTTCAGAGTCGGGTCCGATTTACCATTTGTTGAGACCTCAACGAGCCATTGTTACAACAAAGCGAAGGAGTCACAAATTTAAAGTCCAACGATCGAGGCTGTGCTAGACTATTTGCTTTTATTATGTTTGGATGGAAATGGGATACTCAATGCTTGGCCAACTCCCGGTCACAGTGAATCAGTTTGAGCGACCCATAGACTCATCCTACAATCAAACAGGTTTTGGCCATGACGACTCCATATTCAGGATATACCCCATCTACTGCTAGTCAACCATCTTATCCAGCCAATTCAGGACAAACCACACCCGTACAAACCACATCTACACCTTCACATTTCACTTCCGTTCTTTCCAATGTTCAGTACGACTCCCAAAGTCAACCGGGCACTCCTACGCCAGCTGGACGTGGGCGGCCTCGAGGTTCCGCGACGGGAGCGAAGAGAGGACGAAAGCCGAAAAATCCAGTTCCCGAAGCATCATCGCCACGGCCATTCATTACAAACTCTTTCGTTGCTAATCCATCACCGGCCATAGCTTCAGGCTCAGCAAGCTCGTCAACTTCGGGTCCTAATCCACAATATCCACGGGTACATTGGGCTATTCCGCCACCTGGTGCAGGAGGGGTCGAAAACGCGGAAAGCTCTGTGGATGGTGCATCTGGGAGTGCGGTCACTGGAAGCAATACCAATGGAGAGGCAGGACCATCGAACGCATCAGCAGACCAGCCTGCTTCTGCATCTGGTCAGAATGGGACTTCATTACCCATTATAACCGGAGTAATTGATCCTGCATTGACTGGTGCTACGGGGGTTGTGCCTAGTGGCAGTCAACGAGGGACACCGGCACCCGAAGGATCTGCCGGACTTTCCTTTTATCCGTCAAGGGGGACCCCCCAGCCCCAATCAAATACTGCTCGGGGTGGAACAGTCGGTGTAGACGATGAAGCTGAAGGGGACGATGAGCTACTTCCTGCCATGGCTGACGATGATTACTCGGCACAGTTGTCGTGGCAGAGTCAATCGAAAGATAATCTGAAGTGTGCCACATTCTTGCGTCCATTTGAACTTTTGTGTTAATCGCATTACTTATCTAGAGTCTTGATGGACAATCTGAGTCCAGCACAGTATGATCGATTCGAAGCATATAGACGGCATGCTTTGCCCAAACAGGCTGTTCGGAAGGCAAGTTCAATCTATCGAACTAGAAAAGCAGATATTCTGACGCCTGATTTTGATAGGTGATACAACAAACACTCGGTCAACAGGTATCACAACCCGTCGCTCAGATTATAGCTGGTTTTTCGAAGGTCTTTGTTGGTGAGATTGTTGAAAAAGGTCAGTTTTCTCCTTTCCGATCAGTGGCTTTTTTCCTTCGAAAAAATTTCCCGTATCCAAGCTTTTGAGTTTTCTCCAAGGTCTTGTTGTATCATCAGATGCCCTTGGTGTTCTACAATATCCAATCATCCGCGATTGTCTCTGATGCTTACATACTCGATTTTTCTGTCTCCCTCCATTTTGTAGCTCGCGCAGTCCAGACTAGACGCGGCGACACCGGACCTCTATCTCCTGACCACCTGCGTGAAGCATACAGGGCATATCAAGAAGAAACGGGACACGTAGGCGCAGCACGGCCTATTCGAGCGAAAAAACTTTTCGTACGATGACGGACCTTCGTACGTCCGGGCCTCAACCTTTGCTGTATTGCCTCCTGCTCTTTCCCGCTCTACCAGAAGTCTGCCTTTGTGGTCGCTGGCAGATTCATTTTCTGATTTTCTTCTATCAACATTCCGCCTATGTCCCGCGATAGCGTGTTACTTCTGGATTAGATCTATGATTCTTGATCCTTCTTTGCATTGCATACGGACTTCTATGTTCACCGCTGTACTCGTATGTTCTTTTGGGATAGCTTTCGGGCACACATGCTATGGTTGGTATGGCAGCGTTATGCTGCATGCACATTGCAGCGTAGTGCTGTAATATCATAACCTAACCCACCAACAAATTATCCTACCCCTTTCCCCAATCCTATCCCATCCAATCCATTGTCCGCTGTAAACTTCCACCTTCGACACTCGAGTATATCTGACTATAGCATAAGGACCTATAAGGGAATATGCCAATGGAATCGGTTATTTCTAAACGCCATCAAGCCCACAAAACACAACAATTCTTTTTATAGAACATCTAAATAACGAGGGATACGAGTAGCTCAAGACTTTCGATGACTTTACTACCTCGTTGTTCGTTCACGGTTAACTCTTGCGAAAGGGTGGGTCTCCTCTTTAGATCTCGCTGTCTTACGAAAAAAGGTGGGGAAATGACTGTCGAATGGAGTCGTATAAACGGCCATTCTTTACCATAAGTGATTTAGGTGTAAGTAGCACTATGAAGTGGTGTAGTTCATGACGCTTCGTCGTTATAATAAGCTCCGACGTGACCGTGGATCAGATTCTGGGATCTTCTGAAACGTAACCAAATCCTTGGTTGACCTTTTTTCTCAGTGAGTCTCATGGGTAATTAAAAGTAAAGTACGTGCGTCATCAAGTCATTGTCGACTCGGCATAGGATGACTCAGAACAGGGATAGGAACTAGTTTGAGGAATCAGGACATACTCAATCGATCCAAAATCTCATGCTACTGCAGTCGTTTACGATGATGCTGTTTTCCAAATGTTTTCAGTGTTTTCTCTCCGTCCAAAAATAGCCAGCCTAAATATTCAGCGTGGCCGCTGCTGGTGCTTTGAACCTTTGGGCCGCCTTAGACTGCTTTGGATTGACTCAACAACAGGCTAAGGCAAGCCCCATGTGCCAAGCCTTCCAACACAAGCCCTTTTCCTCCATATTGCCTCCATCAATTGCACGTTTCTACAATGAATACTCTCCTAAGAGTGTTATGCTTAGTCTCCACTGTTAACAGAATCTCACTCTTGTATTCAGGTCTTTCTCACGGGACGACCAATGTTCCGCCCAAAAGGTACCATTTCATTCGCCACCGACCCTGTGACATCACCTTCCCTGATGAGGACTCCAGAAGTGTTTATTGGACTCTTGTTCGGGTGATTTTATGCTTGCAATAAGGGTAGGGGTTGTCATGGTCGTATCTGGGATCCGGTTATCCGAGCACAGAATGTGGTTTGACCCtgtttatatatataatgtACATCTGAGACACATGCATGATTTTTCGCCTTGTGATCCCTTTTCCTACTCTTATGCCTTTTCTTTCAGAATTCCGATATGTGGATGGATTTTGGTTGGCTTTACCCTCGTTTTTCCAACAAAGATCTCAGAGGCTACACACTCATGCATCGCATTCGACATACGTATTTGCAGGGGTTCTTGTCTGGATGGGTCTCGTCCGAGCGCTGAGGTGGAGGCGGTATAATGCCATCCACCGAAAGTACCTGCGGAAATGGAATAACGGTAAGGGGACAATCACGCCAGAAGAGGCGCAGGAAATCACTTCGGTTGGTGCTGCCTACGATATGCCTCTTTTGCTCAACTATGCGCTGGCTTTTGCACTGTTCAAGACATACGCAATCGTAAGATTTTGGTACTAGTCCCTCATCGACGCGAAGACTCATTTTACACCCATCCATCAATGTTGATCAGCCGTCGATCTCTACTTTATTGAACAAGACTAAACAGCTTAGCTCGACGGAGAATATCTCGAAGCGATACGCGGATGTACGTCATTCAAGTTTTCTTCTCGCTTTGGGCGCTGACTGACAGCTGGTTCTCGGAACTCACTTATCTTATCAGACCGAACTTCTCATCGGTACGTCCAACGGAGTTTAGTGAGAATGACCTCATTTTGACGATCCAGTGCTTCAGCAACTTATTTCTTCTGCCCGATATCTGGATATGTTAATCCTTCGATGTATGGCGACGATCCTAAGTCCTCCTCCATGGATGATCCACGGGCAATGATTGCACTCGCACGCACTAACTATCTTCATTCAAAATACCAAATTGTATGTCGTCATTCTCACTATTTCTATCTGGATCGAGGTGTATACTCATCATACGTAGTCAAATAACGATTTCTTATACACTCTTTGTTTGTTCGCACTGGAGCCCAACGTGGGTGTCACTGTTTTTTTATCTCTAACACGAGAGCCTAGACTAATGAAGCTTCAAATCAGACTTGGGCAGGCCGTTGGGGCTGGCGGGCATTATCTCCTCTCGAGAGACACGCCTATTATGTTTTCTGGGCTGAAATTGGGAGAAGAATGGATATCAAGGATATTCCAGATAGTTTTGAAAGCCTTTCTGCATGGTCAAAGGCGAGTCGGGCGCTTGGCTATCTTTTTCTGGCTAGTAATAATAATTATCGTTCTACTATCTAGGAGTACGAAAGGGTTCACATGGTTCCAGCGCAATCTAACCATGACTTGGCTGGTTTTACGCTTGAAGAGCTGCTTTCGGCTGTACCTGAGTTTGGTGGACTTAAATCCTTTGCGAGACGATTGGCGATTTGTGCCATGGATGATATTGTGAGGGAAGCGATGATGTAAGTTCAATTATTTTTACAAAATGTTCCCAATTATTTTCCGCTCGCCTGTGCCGACATTTTACATTGTATTCAGGTATCCGAAGCAGCCATGGCTGCTTCGGACAGTTGTATGGTGGTCCCTGTACTCTGTTGGCGTGTTCCAGCGGTGGTTCTTACTCCCTCGAGGTTTTCCATCTACCCCTGTAAATGTCACTCAAAACTTCAAAACAGGTGGAGGTTGTCCTCGTCTGCATCCCAATAAGTACGCCTGCATTGCTGACCCATTTGTTTTGTATATGTCTGAACATATTTATTGTAATCAGGTGGGCTGCACGACCGTGGTACAGGCCTGAGCCTACAACTTCATTTGGATACTTCACGGAGAAGTTACTAGTGAAATTAGGATGGTACTCTGAGATGCCAAGCAGCATGTACGTCGCTTTTACTTATGTTTCGCATCTGTAAGCGCAACAAACCTTACCAATCTATTCTATGAAAAAGGTTGAAGAGCACAGGATATAGGCTGGAAGAGATGGTGAGCGCTTAGTGTTTTGACTGGTAATTCTTTCGTAGTAAACGGTAATTTTGTTTGACAGGGTCCGCAAGCCTTTGAAAATGGTGACTTCTTCCCTTCTTACCCACGAATGATAGACTAACTTGTGATAATTTAGCGGGCCATGAGGAGGTTATGCGAGAGGCATCCAAACTCCAAGGTCATCCAGTTTTGGGACCTTGGTCAttggaaggaagaaaaggaatatACCAACGAACCTAGTGTAAATGCtgaatctacatcttttCTAGcgtattttctttttttttatgtgAATGAAGCTTACTCACAAACCTCTTACCCGTTTCACCTGGAGCGCTTATATAGCAATGTCACCAATACACTTTACTGTTAGTGTAACTTAGATGCGCCGCTGCCAATCCATGATTCCGTACGAGTGATCTCTTCATTATATTGTACTTACTAGCCCGATATTTAGGGGGAGCCGAATAGTCATGTGGACTAGTTAAGAAAAGCTAGGCTATGTTTAGGCATCAGATGTTTTTCAATCATGGCACATGCCCATGACGGCCAGCACGAAGCAGGGGGTTTCTTGAGCCCTGCTTTAGTCTCTCATGTTGGCTCTAAGTGACAGTCCAAGGTTGTTCTACGATATATTCCGGCGCTTGGTCGATACTCTTCCCAGCGGCGGAGAAGAAATCCTTCACTTTTTAAGCCATATCCCAACACCAGGGGCTGTAACCGCTGTGATTGTTACTTGGCTAGTTCTGGTTCGTGCATGTCGTTGGCGACGGTACAACGCGATCCATCGTAAATATGAGGATAAGTGGGATAATGGCAGAGGGGAGATCACACCGGAGGAGGCCCAGGAGATCGTGAATGTGTCATTCATGTATGAGATGCCACTGCTGCTTAACTATGCTGTTGCGTTTGCCTTGTTCAAGACGTATGGGATTGTGAGTGTGTTCAAATATGATGTGATTGAAGTTGGACTCAATTCATAACTTCACTTTATAGCCGTCGATATCTTCATTGCTTGTGTCGACAAAGCAACTGAAGGAGA
This portion of the Psilocybe cubensis strain MGC-MH-2018 chromosome 12, whole genome shotgun sequence genome encodes:
- a CDS encoding Transcription initiation factor TFIID subunit 11 gives rise to the protein MTTPYSGYTPSTASQPSYPANSGQTTPVQTTSTPSHFTSVLSNVQYDSQSQPGTPTPAGRGRPRGSATGAKRGRKPKNPVPEASSPRPFITNSFVANPSPAIASGSASSSTSGPNPQYPRVHWAIPPPGAGGVENAESSVDGASGSAVTGSNTNGEAGPSNASADQPASASGQNGTSLPIITGVIDPALTGATGVVPSGSQRGTPAPEGSAGLSFYPSRGTPQPQSNTARGGTVGVDDEAEGDDELLPAMADDDYSAQLSWQSQSKDNLKVLMDNLSPAQYDRFEAYRRHALPKQAVRKVIQQTLGQQVSQPVAQIIAGFSKVFVGEIVEKARAVQTRRGDTGPLSPDHLREAYRAYQEETGHVGAARPIRAKKLFVR
- a CDS encoding Mycophenolic acid biosynthesis cluster protein B gives rise to the protein MPFLSEFRYVDGFWLALPSFFQQRSQRLHTHASHSTYVFAGVLVWMGLVRALRWRRYNAIHRKYLRKWNNGKGTITPEEAQEITSVGAAYDMPLLLNYALAFALFKTYAIPSISTLLNKTKQLSSTENISKRYADTELLIATYFFCPISGYVNPSMYGDDPKSSSMDDPRAMIALARTNYLHSKYQISNNDFLYTLCLFALEPNTWAGRWGWRALSPLERHAYYVFWAEIGRRMDIKDIPDSFESLSAWSKASRALGYLFLATQSNHDLAGFTLEELLSAVPEFGGLKSFARRLAICAMDDIVREAMMYPKQPWLLRTVVWWSLYSVGVFQRWFLLPRGFPSTPVNVTQNFKTGGGCPRLHPNKWAARPWYRPEPTTSFGYFTEKLLVKLGWYSEMPSSMLKSTGYRLEEMRAMRRLCERHPNSKVIQFWDLGHWKEEKEYTNEPSPDI